A region of the Salvia splendens isolate huo1 chromosome 11, SspV2, whole genome shotgun sequence genome:
ggttcaagatcaatagaagctaaactgttgtaataaaattctaaaattttgaaagtaccaactagtttccactttggatccaaaactttggcaagcaaaaaaactgttgggatctcattgaaatacttgagccatttttcaaccatgtaatataaaacacacataagctcaagattgtttgcggaatttttcattgcagttttaaaaccaagtgatatgatcatgcaatgttctaaaacacgaacggatgagCCGGCGGGGAAGTTGATTTGGGTTTGGGATCTAGAATGCCCAaattccacggggtgttttgccttcaaatggcgtgtgagagtaccatatcccccaccgattacaaatggatagactttatcgcaatagttgcaataagcTTTGAACTCGCctgtctccacggtagtggtcgAATCATCAGGATtagaaattaccaccgggaccttcttgtaatgtttggtgaagatgtcggatttcaactttggaggcatcttcttcttttgtctcccggaaggaggaggagcttCGGCCTCCTCgtcattttcgccaacttggccggcgctagaaggtgggaattgatgcgatccatcgtcgccttcgtccgatgatagattcacatcgtattcgAAACGCGAATCCGAATGTGGCTCTTCGTCGCCGAGGgtggcaagtaacaaggccgcatttcgatcttcttcctcctacgagaattatacacattaaaacatatcatataacatattaaaacatattaaaacttactaaaacatattaaaacatataaaacttactaaaacatattaaaacttactaaaacatattaaaacatattaaaacatattaacatattaaaacttactaaaacatattaaaacttataacatataaatcaaaggaaggaccacgctgaggcattccacaataggccatcttgcacaaggatataagaaaaggcggtagtccgcacataatctttttccgagcaagtataccaaatggtgctctcaaattaaagacttatcatataacatattaaaacatattaaaacttactaaaacatattaaaacatataaaacttactaaaacatattaaaacatattaaaacatattaacatattaaaacttactaaaacatattaaaacttataacatataaatcaaaggaaggacgacgctgaggcattccacaataggccatcttgcacaaggatataagaaaaggcggtagtccgcacataatctttttccgagcaagtataccaaatggtgctctcaaattaaagacttatcatataacatattaaaacatattaaaacttactaacatattaaaacttatatcatataacataataaaacatattaaaaaactactaacatattaaaacttattataacatattaacatagtaaaacatttaatttagaagtttagaacttacttgtaatcgaagagcggctcgccttcccacctcctccgcaacttgtgctctagaaggggcacgacgacgacgagagtcactttgatcttgggcaattcccttgccccgatcaccaccacgacgagatgaagacatgatattatggaaattggaagtagagaatagagagtagtgtttatgtgatattaacgtaaacaagaacaacgtgagtaaattatgagcgcaaataacgtaaacaacttgagagaaagaggatggagaatagagaaattgagattgagagagaaattcttatcaacacaagaatggggtaagtagaaaatgaagatgagggggttatttataggggaaaaatgtgattaaaaaaagaaaaaaaaaagaaaaaatttcaaatttttgaaatccggcggaaccgccggtttaccgccggaaccgccggtttactcgttgaaccgccggtttttggtcagaaaccgccggtttcgtcaacggttttctgacaaaaaccggcggtttctgacccggtttctgaaaaggctacgtctaggccggtggtagcctgaaaaggtgtcggaaccggtgaaccgccggttcggaaccgccggttccggtgaaaaccggcggttcggaaccgccggttacggttcgcaaatttcatgaacctgaaccggcccgtcggaaccgccggttccggtcacggttcggaaccgccgccgacggttccggttccggttcggaaccgccggtgacggttccgggccggttcagccgggccggttcggtttggtgatgtctagggatcgtactgcgtgttggagtcgaacgaccgatattcgtcagggtctgtacccagccaacgtgcaccacccccaaacatcggactattcggacttgagtattcaccggaatccattttatagtgtaatttgagtgtggaaaagtgaatggaaaggttacaaatgaaggtggggtaggggatatttatataaataaatttttcgaaaaaaaatgcGTTGCATcatccgcgtcgcccacagtgggcggacgatctatagggcgcagacgatgccctatcgtccacgtatcgtccgcggacgatctatagggcgcAGACGATGCATCGGGAATCGTCCacgcacccacagtggcggacgatggctcgcccgaggcatcgggcagcctatcgtccgccccattgcggatgctctaagaattGAAGAATGCGGagcaaataataataataataataataataataataataataataataataataataataataataataataataataataataataataataataataataataataataataaaaaccaGAGTCTTGTGCCTGAACTTAAACTCTCACACACCTGAAAGACAGAAACACTGAGCGAAGGAAAGGAAGGAAGGAAGGAACTGAACTTAAACCCTCACACACCTGAAAGACAGAAACACTGAGCGAAGGAAAGGAAGGAACGAAGGAAGGAAGGAAGGAGGGACAAAATGTTGAAATTCTTGTCGAAGGTGAAGATCGAATTCAATGCGCTAGACCCTCGATTGGCGTCCTGCATGGAGTTCCTTGCTCAGTGCAACGCACGCAAGGCCAAGGAGTCCAACCCCAGCTGCCAGATCCAGGTCAAGCGCCGCACCGACGATTTCCCTCCCCAGATCACCGTTACCTTCGCCAACGGCATCGAGGAGACCTTCGACGCCACCTCCACCCCAGCGCAGCACATCCGCACCCTCATCCTCGACAAGGGCCGCGTCCTTGAGACGGAGCAGATGTTCCGCGAGGCCGGCGAGAAGTGGCCCGTTGTTATTCCCGATCACGAGCTTCAGCAACCATTTACAGGAATTAAGGTATTTTCGTTCCTATTTATGTTGCTATCATCTAATAATACTATTAGTTGAATGACTAAATTCCTTCAGGCAATTCGTCGAACATGTTCTGGGCAGTAATGGTTGAAATagtcttttaattttttttaatcagttGGTTTTGTTTTGTCTCGTTTTATATGCTGCGGAGTTTATTGAGGATGTGTTCATTCTACTGAGTTAGAATTAGTGGGAAAATGATACTCCTAGTATACAGAAAAAAATGATTTCAGGCTTAATATTTGAGAATTcaaatttgtttaatttgtaaatatagtagtattacttGTAATTAAGATGTTAATGTTTGTCAAGTACTAAATTCTTGAGTTATCTTGGTTCCATCACTAGATCTCAGTGACTAGATTCTTTTTGAGATGTATTTTTGCTTAACTAAGTTGAAAGGGTAAATTGTGAAATGCTCAATACTGATTTCAGATTGTTATGGATTCTTGATTCCCTGTTGGAGCGTGAAAACCTTGTCTAATAACTCAATGCTTGAGCAATATATGACTATAGCTAACTGAAACATAGTGTGTTTACTTGAGGACTATTGCAGCTCTGTGACGTTCTTTATTCTGTCATTCTTGTGTGCCAACATTAACATTGGTTTGGTCTTAAGTAACTAAATGAATATCAGAATCTTTTAATCAATCATCCTGAAGTCGGTTATCCTGTAGGGTGTTCAAACTTCAAAGTGATATTTGAAACTGTGAATGTGTAATTCGTACGATAGGTGGAATAAGTGTTGAGCATTTGTAGTTGAAAAACTGTTTTAAATGACTTTGATCTTTGACCAATTGGATCTATTTTTGCGGTTTCTTTTTAACATGAACTACTTGTATCATCTGAAATAGATTACCACTTAGAGCAGCCAGTGTAAGTAATTTGGAATGCAACATCTTGCTGTTCAAATGTTTTGTTTCATTGCATGACCTTATTTTTGAAAGATTTGATGCTCAAACAATTAGTGGAATGCAATAAAAGAAGTTTGGCTTGCTTAATATCATATTTCCACATCCTTTGTCAATTCAATTTCACATAATAGCACCTGATATACATTACATTTTCAAATGCATTTGTTCCTGCAGAATAAAATTCGAACAAAAAATATAGCTCGCTTTACCAGTTTAGATCTTTACTCTGATTGGCATGTCCAAGCACGTTTCATGCAGACTATATTCCTAGATGATTTCTACTATGTATCTTTCTTGTGCGTTGGCATGCGTTTTCCTTTCACCAACGCCCCATTCGTTCATATAACTAGAACATGACTGGACCTATTAACTTCTATCTGTAGATAGGATATTAGTAATAcagggagatgatcaaagtataactaatattaagtgtataactagagaacaaatctcagccattagatcaaaatgatctagttcactatatgggcgatttagttcacta
Encoded here:
- the LOC121755868 gene encoding uncharacterized protein LOC121755868, which produces MLKFLSKVKIEFNALDPRLASCMEFLAQCNARKAKESNPSCQIQVKRRTDDFPPQITVTFANGIEETFDATSTPAQHIRTLILDKGRVLETEQMFREAGEKWPVVIPDHELQQPFTGIKPKKAEDKPQQ